TACCCATTGCTCTGTTATTGCGATTCTGAAATGGAGGCTGCAGGCACAAGGCACCCTGCTGAAGAGAACACACAGATTCTGACCATTTAAAAGGCTGTTTGGTACagggggtggacaaaataacagtaACTGACAGTGTAATATAATCTACAAATACAATCAGAGAGGGGAATTAACCTTTCTTAGTCTTAGTTTTAACACCAACAAAGGATGCATTTCTTGGCGGTCTACCGTACTGGATAGAGTAAGACTGTTCTGTATCTGTAGTTTGGAATGTCAGGAGGAGTATGTTAAATGAGTAATGATGAGTAAATGAAACCTTCCGTGTAAAATCGTGGATTACTACTCAGCCTGTTAAAACTCTGCAAACAGGGGACGAGGAACAACTGGATTGTAATCAAAATAGGTCAAGTTTAActaatacactgtatatactTATATGcctatatatacacatcacTGTCTCTTGAAAACATTTATATCTACTAAAGGGGGGCCCTGTATTATACGGTTACATCTAAGTGTTCATTGTTGTGCAATGTAGTTCATGCTGTAGTTTATCATCAAACTGAGCACTAACCAGTATGCTCAATCCCAGTCATAAATTGCTGCATGGtcaggcatttaaaaaaaaaaaagggaaaagtgtGAGAATTGTGTGTTTAGACGGATATGTGTGTATACGGGCCATTAGCTAACCACTGGACTGACTCTCCCATGGCTCGGCAAAAGCAGCAGTGTGTCAGGGTCAAACTCAGTCACTATTAATGTGTAATATACAGTAGTGGAGCGGGATACAGTGCAGCGTGTTCCCTGTAGAGGAGGAGGGTGGATGTGAGGACAGATTCAGTCACCGTTCCCTCTGCAACAGTCCATCTCCTGCTGCATTAACAGAAAGGCAAAGGCTGAGAGCAGAGGGAACAGACATCTACTGTGCAGAATCACTCTTTCTGACAACTTAATATATACACGGAGGCAGGGATTGGCCAGCTATGTACCACGGAGGGCTGAGAGTCTGCAGGTTTCATTCCAACCAAAGACTACACTGGGGGTTTTCACTGATCGGCTCCTCCTCTGTGACTGACAGTGTGCTAATCACTGACATCTCTAGGCGTTGATTGCAATGATAACTTGGAGACTCTCCGCCTTCCCTTTGCACGTGATGGTCCAATCCTGCACCAGAGTAACGCTGATATAGTGGACTCATTAATAGGGCTGTAATGATATATACCAAACCCGCGATTCGGTTCGTATCACAATTTTTGACCCACGATTCGATACAAACCTCGATTTGGGGGGGGGTGAGAGGTGACAACAGCCCCGAggacacatccacagtcagccTCTAGCCAGCTAGCAGACAGCCACTATCATTACATCAGTCCAAACCCGGTCAGCATGTAACTCTGGTGCTAaggacgctaacggcagtttactgaACCGTCAGGAAACAgacctgggggggggggcggtgtAATAATCAATTAGGGGGGCCCAGgggattttatcagaatacagcaaaaaaaaaaaaactgcttagaaatataggaaatattggataggatagaacaacatcatgtaattctgctaaataaaacatcacattcattattaatttcatcTGTTCACctattttcaacaaattgtgtatccaaatacaatacacgTTTTCTATGGGCTGTTAAGGCAAACATTTGGATAGTCatcatttaaacattaataggtcatgtgacaagggctgggaagatttttTTCACAGAAGCGTATAAAAATGAAGTGCAATACACTTACAATAGACTTGCCTCAAACTTCAACAGAGAAAACCTTGCTGTATACTGTTTTCAGATAataggaaacagaacagaaataaagtgcaatacacaATTCATTTCTTACAGCAACAAGTGCTCTACAGTGAGTTCAATTTGTTTCTGCTTCTAAACTGGCctgaacattttaacaaagtGCACACTTAccatacaatgtgtgtttaaagtatatatccatttaccaaatggaaaggcagcgatttacagaacaggcagccaagtgacagaaCTCTGAGCCAATGGAAATCAAATtagtcagattgacagcactctagcccaacggattgggggggggggcaatcatatttcaggaGGGGGGCAGTCGCCACCCCAGGTCCCCCTTCTAGACCTGCCCCTGTTCATGGTGTCAACAAAATGGACAGGACAACGTTCAGTTCAGCTTACCAAGGAAgccaatagagctcaacagtgtggttctggaagtaaaaatcccattgatttactCCATAAGGATTCTGATTATCAGCCACGATGTCTAAACCAtctgaggtagactgaccacgagctacgACGTTGTAAACGAGCAGTTTCTGCTCCGGTAAAAACTAGAAGTccatatgaaatcaaccttgttttaagaaaaccatgttttatccgcgatcttatggagaaataTTACACTACCCACAACCCTAAATGTAACagcgacgtctctgattggtggaacgcGCTGTTAGCATGAACTATGATTGTTTCtatacacagtcttgtaccatTGCCAGTTTTCAGTTTTCAAAAGGTTCTTTTgcgccaaatcaaatgttttatggtcatgaTTCGTCTCTGAGCAGGTTAGATTGGTCCCAGGCTTAAAACTTTTAATAGAAACCTTTAATGAAACATAAATGGAGATAGTGAACGGGGAAAATCTCTTCCGGAAccagagccattttaaaaagtgggcgatcactgttgagctctatagagaTATTTAAAATACACATAATATCATAAATATACCAATGAACACTATTTGTCTTTAATTAAAATTTTCATTTATAAATTACAGTCAGTGCAGTGTCACGCTTTAATAATGTATATTTGTGATTTCATGTGAGGGGAAGGAGGTCTTTCTGTTAGTGTAACgcaatacaattcaacagcatCACAAACTACAGCCTTTAAAATGGCCGTATAGTTGAATAAACACCTCTCTgaaacagtttcaacaaaaaccTATTTTGATcataaccttcatgaaggtaggatttattgctggactgcattagttttagctaggtgtacctaataaactggcaactctGTGTACATGAACTTAAGCATTTTGCATTGATACAGCAAATGTAAAACCTTACTGGTTAAGTATTGAAAGACAAGTAGATTGTATTAAACATAGAAAGAAGACATAAGATGTAACACATCGTCCTGTTTTTGTCCGCCCAGTTATGATGAATACAATTTAGTTTGATTgattatataattattttcttgatgaaATGTGCACTAGTTGATGACTGTCCATAACTAAAATTGATTCATGTTGATCAGATTCCACACAGATAATTATGAAttagaccgctgttcgccagcagcagcagccatcttctttgttttcaagtagcagggaattcacgccaaaccgtcgcaactctgccgtccttatgcccgcccaccgactctatacacaacgtgattggcctgaccagaatttggtttttccacctcgcaagccaacggagagttgctagacgaccctggctccaaattacatttgctatcgctagggtgcgtctagatttctagactAGAGATCACCATATTTGGGCGTAGAAACGGTAACATTAGGAGCTGACAGTGTTGAGTATCAGCAccacattttcattatttaaataccaccttttcattatttcattatttaagtacaaaacaaaatgtcactCCCAGAATGACAGTTTAATATATTGTCGCTGTATGTCCAAAATCGTTAATCagctaatttgaaaacattttgttgagttattaaaCTCAGACGAAATCCGGCAAAATCCCCTCGTCAGTGTACTTGTAAAACCCATGGACAGACGTAAATGGTGACCAGtagcattgatttatgaaaaaaaatgtcaatgatgAAATGTGGCGATACAAAGTTTCTGCTCGACAGCGACGATATGCAGAAGACAATGCAGAAAGCTGCCACATTATAGTACTGTACAATGTATCAGCAGGTGAAGGAACAGCGGTCTGCTGTTGTGGTGTAATTGTTGCTGTGGTAGTACAGAAGCTCTCTCTTttctcacacgcacgcacacacgcacacgcacacgcacactgcTAATCACAGCTTGGTACAGGTAGTGAGACGTTGGGACTGCTGGTGATTGAGCCTCCCTGGTGGATTGGAAGCAGTattctgacagactcagataaAAGGCTGTTTGGAGTTGCCTGCAGCATCAAACAGCATCagccaccccccctcccccctcccaccTCCCCACCATCACCTCCCCACTCTTCAATTCTCCCTCTTTTTGGTTTACTCTGTTGCCATGGCTACGCCCAGCCGGAGCCGTCATGTTGCAGAGGAACCTGTCAGGGCGGTGCTCTCAGATCACCTGATGTGGGTCGCCTCCACCGGCGGCCTCTTTCACACAGCGTCATCGTTCAAATTCAGCTTTGATTAAGTCGGCGCTCCGTAGCACGCCGCAGCGGAGAAGTGCAGTCGGCTTATTTTTCGTCGTCAGCGTTGAGCTTGTGCAATTTTACCGACCTGGTGTTTTGTAGGAGGACCCCTCTGAAcagcagagggaaaaaaaacaagcataaaTACATCTCTCTTATCCAATTTTCACGTCTGTGAAGAGAGTCTAGTCAAAGCAGCGTGATTTGGAGGATGGGATGAAATTATCTGTTCAGAGTCACGCTGAGGGGATAGGAGTGTGTGAAGGGGGGCCTTTTCTTCATGAATGAGAATAGTAGTAGGTAGGATAAACTGATTTGAAATCCAGGTAAAGCTGAATTCCCCCCTGGAAACGTTTTGCGAGAAACATATTACCTGTTGTTCTGGATGCTGTGCTTTCATAAtacactgcaacaacaaagaGCGGTCACCTCTTTTAGCTGGCTGTCCAGTTCACACCCATGCGACTCTTTTGCTCGTTTGCTGCCAGAGTATAGGGGagaagggtggggggggggggggggggtacataTGCTGACTGTATAGATCGCACTGAAGGGTGAAATGTAAGCTGGCCTGCCATTTAGCACAGATTTGCATCTCCTGCTGTTTGTTTCCGATATTTGCTCGCCTTTCagtgtgaatgaatgaaaagtGAGAGGGGGTGGAAGTTGTGCAAGGTGACGAGAGGATGGATGTGGAGAGAGGGCGAGAATGAGCAATGTCGTGATCAAGAGACGCTgggacacagagagggagatgaaTGGGGTTGAGAGCAGGAAAATTGGACAGGAGGCGGGGAGTGAATGAAGATAGAGAATGGCTCGAGATATCAGGAGACAGAGATTGTGAGCTATGTGCAGGTAATAAACAAGGCAGAAATAGATAGATATCtccagagaggaaaaagaaaagtgtgtgattgtgtgcatGGGGAAGAGGGTTGCGGTTGatgggggaggtgggggggggggttgttccTCCCGAAAGATCAGAAAAAAAGCGAAAAgcaaaagagagggaaagagagagaaggtggAAAAAAGCAACGGGAGGAAAGCTGGAGAGAGTGTGAATAATGACACAAGCAGGAAAGATTTGGATGAACATGCTGTACTTAGACTAACTTGGCCAGCTGAGATGATGTGTATCCCTGCTAAGCTCTCCTTTAGGCAGGCTTAGATCTCATCAACTCACTCCAGGCTGGCACCGGCTTCAAATGCTGCTGCGAAGCCCTGGATTAACTATACAGCCGTCACTCAGACACTTAAACAGGGGTCTGGAGAGGCTTATcctataccccccccccccacacacacacacacacacacacacacacccacccacaatCGGCACATCCGTCCGTCTTCAAAGCTACTCGCAGGAAGACTTCATCCATTCGATATCAGCCGCCGTAGCCTACGGTCATGTTAATTGTGTCATGATTTTAAGAGGTTAAATGAGCATGTCGCTTTCCTCCCCCCTCCCGCCTGTTTACTTCCCCTATATcttatttcaggcctgtgtgtgagtgttccTTTTTTCACTCTGGTGCTCTTCCAGATCTTCTCCTGCCAAATCCcccctccatccttcctccctcttcttcccttcctccctccctgtctctggtTGGATCTCAGGCTCTCATATTTGGAGGCCCTGCAATCGATATGGTCTGTCTGTGATTGGGTTGCCTCGTGTGATTCATTTCTGTAACCTTGGTGATGGTTTGATGTGGAGGCTGCACCCATGTCCGTATTATGACTCAGTGAGCGCATGTGGAGAGGAGAGGCTGGTCAGGGGAGGTATCGATTGCCCTCTTTGCTCTCCCCTccatcttcctctctttctttatcCACCTTTTTTCTCGCTCACCATGCAGCCTTGATAGTTTGGCCATAATTTGAAATGACTTTGTGTTCTCAAGAAATCATTATTTAACCCTAAATGTTCCCTTGGGTGTTAATGtttatctcttttttctctctctgtcccttctctgcctcctcccctctttctcccGCCATCTCCTTCCCGTCTTTCTCTCTCGTTCCAGAATTCAATCAGACACAATCTGTCCCTGCACAGTCGCTTCATCAGGGTGCAAAATGAAGGGACGGGGAAGAGTTCGTGGTGGATGCTGAACCCGGAAGGAGGGAAGATGGGCAAAGGACCCAGACGACGGGCAGCCTCTATAGACAATGGGGCCCGCTACCTGAAGACCAAGGGTCGCATTAGCCGTAAGAGAGCAGGGGCCATAGGCCTTGGACGGGGACAAGGTCAGGGGGCCGGACCCACAATGCAAGGCTCCCCCGAGCATGGCAGTCCAGCAGGGAAAGGAGGTGTGAGTATGGGGGGTGAGGAGTATGACACCTGGACGGACCTCCATTCCCGcacctcctcctctgcctccacATTAAGTGGCTGCCTGTCCCCGATTCTGGCTGAGGCGGAGGCTGACGAACCGGAGGAGGGTGGACTGTCCTGTTCAGCCTCCCCTCGACTGTACCCCAGCCCCACCAGCACCCGCTCCCCGGCCCTAGGCACTGGGGGCCATTGTCCAACCGTGGAGCTGCCCCAGCTGACTGACCTGACAGGGGCTATCAGTCTAGATGAGAGTGGCTACCCCCAGCCACAGCAAATCAAATGCAACGGTTATCCCTACGTGCCTGCGCCCAAGGCAGAGGGCTCCTACTGTGGGCCCATGTATGGACAGCcttccatgggcatgctccggCATCACACTCCCATGGAGACCATCCAGGAGAACAAGCCAGTCAGCTTCCAGCGCCAAATGAGGGGCTACTCAGAGAACAACGCTCTACAAAGTCTGCTTACTGAGGGACCTCCGTACTGCAACAAAGACACAGTGCTGGGCCCGGGACGGGAATCACACACACTAATGACACAGGGGACCAATGGCGTTCATAGCCAGCACAGCCACAATCAGAATCGCAGCCACAATCATAACCACAATCACAGCCAGGAGCATGCTCACAATCCTAGTCTACACAATGGCCATGGCTCAGTCCATGACCAGAACACAACCCACCGTCAGAACCACAATCAGGGTCACAAACACCAAGCCAGCCTCGACTACAGCCACAGCCACAAGCCCCACCCTGCCCATGACTATGGTCCGAGTCACGAGCACGGTCACAGTAACAAAGTAAACGCCAGACATGATCACAACCCTCCCTCCAGCCAGAGTCACATGCACAACCACAACCCCCATAACCCTATGCACAGTGGGCCTCACCCCCAGGCCCTCTCCCCACGGGTAAGCACCGACATCCTGCAGCCCTACAGCCTCAAGACCTCTAACCACTATGGGCCCCGACCACACCTCCCAACATCGCCATCCCTGCCACCCAACCCCGCCGGGGTCATGGATGTTCCCCAGGACCCTTGCCGCCTGGCGTCTGCACCTCACCCCCGTCACCAGCCTTACCCCGGTGCTCACCATCAGGGTATGACTGACTCCTGGCATGGCTACTACCACAACAACCACCAGCCAGGGAACACTGGTTACCAGGGGCAACAGCACAACTCCCACAGTAGAATGGCTGCCAATCTGGAGATGGAGAATGTTGCTAGTAGCCTGGACTGTGATGTAGACTCCATCCTGCTCAATGACTTTATGGACACAGAGAGCATAGACTTCAACTTTGACGGCTCTCTGTCCCAAGGCATGGGCATGGGGATGGGCATGAGCTTGGGGGCATTTGCTTGTCCTCCATCAGCACACAGCAACCAGAGCTGGGTGCCAGGGTGAACCCAGGCCCAAAGGTTTGGATTGACACATGACCAGAAAGCTCACCCACTGGGCCAGGCTGCTGGTGGGCTGTACccttggactgactgactgtgatGCTGTTTCTCTGAGACTTTAGAACAAAATACGTGTTGTCATTTTGTTTCCTGAGGACTACGTACACCCTCACATCctactctttctctttctcccccacTCTGTTTATAAAGCCTTCTGTCTCCATATTGAACCTGCCCCCAAATTAGCCCAGTCCTAAAGCACCCCTTGTTCATGCCCttcagtttttctttgtttttgttttttatggtcTCCTTGCAATCTCACCCTGCCTGTCCTAAGCTCTCAAGCACTTTAAATCCATCCTTTTCACACAGATGCAGTAACACAAAGACCAGGAAAAGTCACAATGTGTGTTGGCTTAAATTTAATGTATGCAATCCACTCTACAGTATTATCTCCTACAAAGGAGGTGTTGTTTTTGACTTGAGAACTTGATCAAACAGTTGCATAAATATCTTTAATGTAGAGGTGTTTTTAGATTGGGGGTTAAAAGGCAGGGAAGGCTTTGAGGGTTGAAGGATGAAGAAAAAAGGTTTATAGAAGAAGAGGGAATAAGAACTAAAGGGATAGAAggagaaaaaggaaggaaggaacacCAGGGTCTTCTCTCCCTGGTTCGTTTCAGTGCAGGAGGACAGCCATACATCAGGCAACCAACAGCACCACTACAATGAAATGCAACGTCCCATCTTTAATCTCCAAAGTAATGCCAGAGTAATGCATCACTATTGCAAATCTAATGCGCCACTCTGTGTTTTTTcaaccccccctctctctcctcaacTCTGGACACACCGGCTTAATGTGTTTTGGCGAAAGTGATGATTAAAGTCACTCTGCACTAAATGGGGGGAGGGATTGAAAGGGCTGGTGTTGGAGAGGGGGGCACTGAGGGGAGATGATAGGAAAGGAGAAATGCAAATATTCCCTCTGTGCCTCTTCCTCTCCATTTTGTGGATTTATGTAGCTTTCCCCATAATGAAATAAGCAACGATCAGAGCCTGCTGTACATCCTGAGGAGCTCTGTGATTGGCCTGCGCTGGGCTGCCTCAGCGTGGCTCCTTCACCGGCTGACCCCAGAACAGCTCACTGAGCAGCTGTGGTCAGGCCAGGATGTTGATGGAGCTGCCGTCGTCAGACCCCAGTCAACCTTGTCTAATTCACTAACACCCAGGTTCAAGCCCACTATGTGCTTTTACTCCTGCGAATTGCACACTGATGAACAGCGTCAGCAGATTACCATTTGGTGCTATCTCCTCTGCCCAGGCTTCCTCCTATCACACCGCCCCATCCCGAGGTTACTCGGAGGGTAAACAAGAGTAATTAACCGCCAAACAAGATGGATGATttatgcaagtgtgtgtattCGCTCATCGGCACAAAGTCATAATTCTTTCTCCCGCCAAGAACAAGGAGGGTGATTTTTGAGAGGTGATGCCCAGCGACAAGGTAAAGTGGCTGGCTAGCGGCGTGCTCATAGTGTCCTTCAAGTCCTCAAGACAAGCATTCCCCGCCCTGCCCTGGCCATAGCTTTACTTTGCTGTCGTCTTTTCTTGTGCTCGTTCTGTGATTGTGCAGTTGTCTGTCCTGTTTCAATACAGCATGGATAGAAGCTTTcgtgtgcattttattttcttcattccCAGAGGGGAGCATTCGCCTGCCCTTGTCCTGGCACCTGTCCCACTCTAGATACAAAAAATAGgaacaagagagagaagaaaggtaGATAGATACAGGGAGACTGAGCGAGGGGGAGGGAGCTACATGAGTAGGCAGGATTTTGAGAATGGGAGAGATTTTCCAGCTCGGTAGCTTTCTGTACAATTGGCTGTTTGAATCAGGCCAAATGTCAAGTGCTGCTCAGCCAGCTCCAGCGAGCTTTGACCAGAAAGCTACTTCTCCCTCCCGATCAAGGACAATGACGGGTATTTCCATACAcgtttatttgctttttttcttaccTTTTCATGAGTTAAGATGGCCCATTGTTGTAACCCAACTGTAATTTGTTCTCTGGCCTGTGTGCACTTGTGTGTCAAGCTTCTCGTgggtgtgcgagtgtgtgtgtgtgtgtgtgtgcgtgtatcaCAGTGATGTTCAAGAAATGATTAAGGAAATATTGTTGAGAACTAACTTGCCCTGGTATTGTCCATGCCTGGATGAATGCAGcatacataatatatacagtTTATATTTATTGGTTAGGGAGATGGGTCTATGGAGGACTGCTCAGACCCCTTCACTGCTTTGTCTTCTTGATGACAAAGAGGCAGAATGCTTTCAGTTTGACTACATTTCATTCTGTACATAATCTATATTGAAAAAAttgtattataatttttttgcaaatatcaattttttttctaaaatgatgTATCTGCTCATCTGGTGAccgtaaaataaaaacaaaaaagaacatgtttttctgtgtatctgtgtggtatttgcatacacaaacacactggtgtcaggtgaaaaccttgtatctcTTGCATATGTTAAATCTACGCcatggctacgtacgtaggaaCATGGAGACacagaccctacgccgtagcctgacgtcacctctcgaaaaatCTAACTACACGTGGctcagccgtggcttggtagcgttgcatttcccccgactcatttcctggttctccttctccataaacaacacggcgacatcaaggagagggttaacttctcctgctccagacttcccaccgtggtcagaaagatcaggggagacactttgtttctctcactaggactctagagtagctactcgctctgaagataatcaccgtcactctcacTGGcgctaccacacactccccacgcacacacacacacacacacacacacacacacacacacacacgccagccctgctattctcttaaagagatcgacgcacacaccaacgcacaagtatgaaccttacgtaggctacggctaAAGCTCTGCATGgcgcctccgcagaaccataaatcataATTTAGCACTAtaaaaaagctgttttttttaaagcagattatTTGTCACTGATGTAGCCcaaaatcacaaatcacaaagtTGCCTCATATGATTTAACAGTTACCTCTCTGTCATTAGACCCATGATTTGGATAAGGAAAAAACCTTTAACAAGTAAGAAAGCCCAGCAAGTGCATCTGATGGATCACGCttccaggacagacagacagacagtagatGTCGTATGTATAGTAAAATAGTGAGAAACAGCAATACTAAAACTGCAATATGGAGAATCAGAATTGCAGTATTATAGGGGTGTAACGCTACACAAAAATCACAGTTCTGTGTACCTCGGTTTTGGGGTCacagaaatatttttattttttaaaagtataaaCATTCAACAGTGGGTAATTGGCCATAACATTGGCCATAATTCTTACTGTAACAGTTAAGGCACTCAAATACTGTCATATTGTCaacaagaaaaaacaatgaacaaaaaaaaaataacactaatGTCAGAAATGCTCCATCATAAGACTCTATCCTGTTGATGACTCCTGAACTGCAGCTTGTGTTCATTTGTGCAGGGCAGGCCCAATAAATGTGAAGGCATATTGTAGCAGGGCTCAAACACT
Above is a window of Sander vitreus isolate 19-12246 chromosome 14, sanVit1, whole genome shotgun sequence DNA encoding:
- the foxo6b gene encoding forkhead box protein O6b, which codes for MLMMMKNGGGGGGMDAHQVDIDSEFEPHSRSRSCTWSLPCPEDFPGGGEEASRAGLALASVKVEQYNVSACRAERKGGAPAEIKHPAGAPAPVAAAPACMSGAALDVAGQLRKAKSSRRNAWGNLSYADLITRAIESTPDKRLTLSQIYDWMVRFVPYFKDKGDSNSSAGWKNSIRHNLSLHSRFIRVQNEGTGKSSWWMLNPEGGKMGKGPRRRAASIDNGARYLKTKGRISRKRAGAIGLGRGQGQGAGPTMQGSPEHGSPAGKGGVSMGGEEYDTWTDLHSRTSSSASTLSGCLSPILAEAEADEPEEGGLSCSASPRLYPSPTSTRSPALGTGGHCPTVELPQLTDLTGAISLDESGYPQPQQIKCNGYPYVPAPKAEGSYCGPMYGQPSMGMLRHHTPMETIQENKPVSFQRQMRGYSENNALQSLLTEGPPYCNKDTVLGPGRESHTLMTQGTNGVHSQHSHNQNRSHNHNHNHSQEHAHNPSLHNGHGSVHDQNTTHRQNHNQGHKHQASLDYSHSHKPHPAHDYGPSHEHGHSNKVNARHDHNPPSSQSHMHNHNPHNPMHSGPHPQALSPRVSTDILQPYSLKTSNHYGPRPHLPTSPSLPPNPAGVMDVPQDPCRLASAPHPRHQPYPGAHHQGMTDSWHGYYHNNHQPGNTGYQGQQHNSHSRMAANLEMENVASSLDCDVDSILLNDFMDTESIDFNFDGSLSQGMGMGMGMSLGAFACPPSAHSNQSWVPG